One uncultured Caproiciproducens sp. DNA segment encodes these proteins:
- a CDS encoding TIGR03915 family putative DNA repair protein: MPDRSNLIYLYDGSFDGLLCCVFESYDKKEIPADIFSPDTVQTVLLPVKEIVSDPKKSARVLASIPKKMGADALDFVRHAYLTCLPQKELNILLFLRMGFRYGPSVMNMLADDVVNTLFKAVKHLNNETHLLKGFIRFSVFNGALAAEIEPKNVVLPLLTLHFRERYPEERFFIYDRTHAMALIYQPYRSEIIPVDDLQLPEPDEEERSFRELWRLFYNTIEIQGRHNPKCRMGHMPKRYWKYMTEFGSEQKSPAKLGRTGETVAPRLEGVLDRRNSDM, encoded by the coding sequence ATGCCTGACAGGTCAAATTTGATTTATCTTTATGACGGAAGCTTTGACGGGCTTTTATGCTGCGTGTTTGAAAGTTACGATAAAAAAGAAATACCGGCGGATATTTTTTCGCCCGACACGGTTCAGACCGTTCTTCTGCCGGTGAAGGAAATTGTGTCCGACCCCAAAAAATCGGCACGGGTACTGGCGTCCATTCCGAAAAAGATGGGCGCCGACGCGCTGGATTTTGTGCGGCACGCTTATTTGACCTGCCTGCCGCAGAAAGAGCTGAACATTCTCCTTTTTCTGCGCATGGGATTTCGATACGGCCCCTCCGTAATGAACATGCTGGCGGACGACGTGGTGAACACGCTTTTTAAAGCCGTGAAGCATTTAAATAATGAAACGCATCTTTTGAAAGGTTTTATTCGCTTCTCTGTTTTTAATGGCGCGCTTGCAGCAGAAATAGAACCGAAAAATGTTGTGCTGCCCTTGCTGACCCTCCATTTTCGGGAGCGGTATCCGGAGGAACGCTTTTTCATTTACGACCGAACGCACGCGATGGCGCTCATTTATCAGCCATACCGCTCCGAAATTATCCCCGTGGACGATTTGCAGCTGCCCGAACCGGATGAGGAAGAGCGCTCCTTCCGTGAACTCTGGCGGCTTTTCTACAACACCATTGAAATACAGGGACGCCACAACCCCAAATGCCGGATGGGCCATATGCCAAAGCGCTACTGGAAATACATGACGGAGTTTGGCTCTGAACAAAAATCCCCTGCGAAACTGGGGCGAACCGGCGAAACTGTTGCGCCCCGTTTAGAAGGTGTTTTAGACCGCCGAAATTCTGATATGTAA
- a CDS encoding putative DNA modification/repair radical SAM protein: MSVDVFEKLQILTDAAKYDVACTSSGVDKQASRGGIGNATACGICHSFAADGRCISLLKVLMTNVCAYDCKYCVNRRTNDTPRAAFTPRELAELTINFYRRNYIEGLFLSSGIQRNPDYTCEQMIEALRILREEYRFSGYIHAKAIPGADSTLISRLGVLADRMSVNIELPSQSSLKLLAPDKSKHSILAPMGYIQNRIQENATDLVKYRHAPKFAPAGQSTQMIVGATPETDFQILNLTESLYKKYKLKRVFFSAYMPVSDNALLPSQGTKPPLLREHRLYQADWLLRFYGFSANELLDDGHQSFNPYIDPKCNWALNHMECFPMEVNRAPYTDLLRVPGIGVTGAKRIVVARRTGPLNFDGLKKLGVVLKRAQYFITCDGKIADGLKITQDAALRSLMSDTALGMYRQGLPPGFEPEQLSLFEQPHFTQEDVRKCLTGQI, translated from the coding sequence CGGTATTTGCCATAGTTTTGCCGCGGACGGGCGATGCATCTCACTTTTGAAGGTGCTGATGACCAACGTCTGCGCCTATGACTGCAAATACTGCGTGAACCGGCGTACCAACGACACGCCGCGCGCCGCCTTTACGCCGCGCGAACTTGCGGAGCTGACCATCAATTTCTACCGCCGCAATTATATAGAGGGGCTTTTCCTAAGCTCTGGTATCCAGAGAAACCCTGACTACACCTGTGAGCAGATGATCGAAGCGCTGCGTATTCTGCGGGAGGAGTACCGGTTTTCGGGATATATCCATGCGAAAGCGATCCCCGGAGCGGACAGCACGCTGATTTCGCGCCTTGGGGTGCTCGCTGACCGCATGAGTGTGAATATCGAGCTGCCTTCGCAGAGCAGTCTGAAGCTGCTTGCCCCGGACAAATCGAAGCATTCCATTTTGGCACCCATGGGGTATATTCAAAACCGCATACAGGAAAACGCCACGGATCTTGTCAAATACCGGCACGCGCCCAAATTCGCTCCCGCCGGGCAAAGCACCCAGATGATTGTCGGCGCAACGCCGGAGACTGATTTTCAAATATTGAATTTAACCGAGAGTCTTTACAAAAAATACAAGCTGAAACGTGTTTTCTTTTCCGCCTATATGCCCGTTTCGGACAACGCCCTGCTGCCCTCGCAGGGCACAAAGCCTCCCCTTCTGCGCGAGCACCGCCTGTATCAGGCGGACTGGCTGCTGCGGTTTTATGGATTTTCCGCAAACGAGCTTCTTGACGACGGCCACCAAAGCTTCAACCCCTATATCGACCCGAAATGCAACTGGGCGCTCAATCATATGGAGTGTTTCCCAATGGAAGTCAACCGCGCACCGTACACCGACCTTTTACGCGTACCGGGAATCGGCGTGACCGGCGCAAAGCGCATTGTTGTGGCCCGCCGCACCGGGCCGCTGAATTTTGACGGATTGAAAAAACTGGGCGTGGTACTCAAGCGCGCGCAGTATTTCATCACCTGCGACGGTAAAATCGCCGACGGGCTGAAAATCACGCAGGACGCCGCACTGCGCTCCCTGATGTCCGATACCGCGCTTGGAATGTACCGGCAGGGTCTGCCGCCCGGTTTTGAACCGGAACAGCTTTCTCTTTTTGAACAGCCCCACTTTACGCAGGAGGATGTACGAAAATGCCTGACAGGTCAAATTTGA